A stretch of Pseudomonas sp. LS.1a DNA encodes these proteins:
- a CDS encoding alpha/beta hydrolase — MLVRETPLFIDGPSGQLEALYLDVANARGVVLICHPNPVQGGTMLNKVVSTLQRTARDAGYVTLRFNYRGVGQSAGSHDMGAGEVADAEAAAAWLREKHLGLPLVLMGFSFGGFVATSLAGRLEAAGVELQQLFMIAPAVMRLTAEFPLPQRCPITVVQPDADEVVAPQLVYDWSDSLSRPHELLKVAECGHFFHGKLTDLKDLLLPRLSN; from the coding sequence TTGCTTGTCCGCGAAACCCCCTTGTTCATCGATGGCCCCAGTGGCCAGCTGGAAGCCTTGTACCTGGACGTGGCCAATGCCCGTGGCGTGGTGCTGATCTGCCACCCCAACCCGGTCCAGGGCGGCACCATGCTCAACAAGGTGGTCTCGACCCTGCAGCGCACCGCCCGTGACGCCGGCTATGTGACCCTGCGTTTCAACTACCGTGGCGTCGGGCAGAGCGCCGGCAGTCATGACATGGGCGCTGGCGAAGTGGCCGATGCCGAGGCCGCTGCGGCCTGGTTGCGCGAAAAGCACCTGGGCCTGCCGCTGGTGCTGATGGGTTTCTCGTTCGGCGGCTTCGTCGCCACCAGCCTGGCCGGCCGCCTGGAAGCTGCCGGAGTAGAGCTGCAACAGCTGTTCATGATCGCCCCGGCGGTCATGCGCCTGACGGCGGAGTTCCCGCTGCCGCAGCGCTGCCCGATCACCGTGGTGCAGCCGGACGCCGACGAAGTCGTCGCGCCGCAGCTGGTTTACGATTGGTCCGACAGCCTGTCGCGCCCCCATGAGCTGCTGAAAGTGGCAGAATGCGGACACTTCTTCCATGGCAAGCTGACCGATCTGAAGGATCTGCTGCTGCCGCGCCTTTCGAACTGA
- a CDS encoding methionine gamma-lyase, producing the protein MRDSHNNTGFSTRAIHHGYDPLSHGGALVPPVYQTATYAFPTVEYGAACFAGEEPGHFYSRISNPTLALLEQRMASLEGGEAGLALASGMGAITSTIWTLLRPGDELIVGRTLYGCTFAFLHHGIGEFGVKIRHVDLNDAKALKSAINSKTRMIYFETPANPNMQLVDIAAVAEAVRGHDVHVVVDNTYCTPYLQRPLELGADLVVHSATKYLSGHGDITAGLVVGRKALIDRIRLEGLKDMTGAVLSPHDAALLMRGIKTLALRMDRHCANAQQVAEFLARQPQVELIHYPGLPTFAQYELAQRQMRLPGGMIAFELKGGIEAGRRFMNALQLFARAVSLGDAESLAQHPASMTHSSYTPQERAHHGISEGLVRLSVGLEDVEDLLADVEQALDACR; encoded by the coding sequence ATGCGCGACTCCCATAACAACACCGGTTTTTCCACACGGGCCATTCACCATGGCTACGACCCGCTTTCCCACGGCGGCGCCCTGGTGCCGCCGGTGTACCAGACCGCTACCTATGCCTTCCCCACCGTGGAATACGGCGCTGCGTGCTTCGCAGGGGAGGAGCCCGGCCATTTCTACAGCCGCATCTCCAACCCGACCCTGGCCCTGCTGGAACAGCGCATGGCCTCGCTGGAGGGCGGCGAGGCGGGGCTGGCATTGGCGTCGGGCATGGGGGCCATTACCTCGACGATCTGGACCCTGCTGCGGCCCGGTGACGAGCTGATCGTCGGGCGCACGCTGTATGGCTGCACCTTTGCCTTCCTGCACCATGGCATTGGCGAATTCGGCGTGAAAATCCGCCATGTCGACCTGAACGATGCCAAGGCCCTGAAGTCGGCGATCAACAGCAAAACACGAATGATCTACTTCGAAACGCCGGCCAACCCCAACATGCAACTGGTGGATATCGCCGCGGTGGCCGAGGCGGTGCGCGGGCATGATGTACATGTGGTGGTCGACAACACCTACTGCACGCCCTACCTGCAGCGGCCGCTGGAGCTGGGAGCGGACCTGGTGGTGCATTCGGCGACCAAGTACCTCAGTGGCCACGGTGATATCACTGCCGGCCTGGTGGTGGGACGCAAGGCGCTGATTGACCGTATCCGCCTGGAAGGGTTGAAGGATATGACCGGGGCGGTCCTGTCACCCCACGACGCAGCGCTGCTGATGCGCGGGATCAAGACCTTGGCCCTGCGCATGGACCGACATTGCGCCAATGCCCAGCAGGTGGCGGAGTTTCTGGCTCGGCAGCCGCAGGTGGAGCTGATTCACTACCCGGGGTTGCCGACGTTTGCCCAGTACGAGCTGGCGCAGCGGCAGATGCGTTTGCCGGGCGGGATGATCGCCTTCGAGCTCAAGGGCGGTATCGAGGCCGGGCGCAGGTTCATGAATGCCCTGCAACTGTTTGCCCGGGCGGTGAGCCTGGGCGATGCCGAGTCGCTGGCGCAGCACCCGGCGAGCATGACCCATTCCAGCTATACGCCGCAGGAGCGGGCGCATCACGGGATATCGGAGGGGCTGGTGCGCTTGTCGGTGGGGCTGGAGGATGTGGAGGACCTGCTGGCGGATGTCGAGCAGGCGCTGGACGCGTGTAGGTAA
- a CDS encoding tryptophan--tRNA ligase gives MTTRILTGITTTGTPHLGNYAGAIRPAIRASQQPGVDSFYFLADYHALIKCDDPLRIQRSRLEIAATWLAGGLDPDKVTFYRQSDIPEIPELTWLLTCVSAKGLLNRAHAYKASVDKNLENGEDPDAGVTMGLYSYPVLMAADILMFNANKVPVGRDQIQHVEMARDIGQRFNHLFGQGKDFFALPEAVIEESVATLPGLDGRKMSKSYDNTIPLFTSAKDMKDAISRIVTDSRAPGEAKDPDNAHLFTLFQAFSTPAQCAEFREELLQGLGWGEAKQRLFQLLDGQLAEKREYYHQLIARPADLEDILLAGAAKARKIATPFLEQLREAVGLRSFRSSVQASTEVKKKAAKSARFVSFRDDDGSFRFRLLAADGEQLLLSRSFADGKSAGAVSKQLQQGGEADVRVEGLGFGLWLNGEQVADGPQFDSAEARDAAIQSLRAALQPQQD, from the coding sequence ATGACCACGCGCATTCTTACCGGTATCACCACCACCGGCACTCCGCACCTGGGCAACTACGCCGGCGCCATTCGCCCGGCGATCCGTGCCAGCCAGCAGCCCGGTGTCGACTCGTTCTACTTCCTGGCCGACTACCACGCCCTGATCAAGTGCGACGACCCGCTGCGCATCCAGCGTTCGCGCCTGGAAATCGCCGCCACCTGGCTGGCCGGTGGCCTCGACCCGGACAAGGTGACCTTCTACCGCCAGTCCGACATCCCGGAAATCCCCGAGCTGACCTGGCTGCTGACCTGCGTCAGCGCCAAGGGGCTGCTCAATCGCGCGCATGCCTACAAGGCTTCGGTGGACAAGAACCTGGAAAACGGCGAAGACCCGGATGCCGGCGTGACCATGGGCCTGTACAGCTACCCGGTGCTGATGGCCGCGGACATCCTGATGTTCAACGCCAACAAGGTGCCGGTCGGCCGTGACCAGATCCAGCACGTGGAAATGGCCCGCGACATCGGCCAGCGCTTCAATCACCTGTTCGGCCAGGGCAAGGACTTCTTCGCCCTGCCGGAAGCGGTGATCGAGGAGAGCGTGGCGACCCTGCCGGGCCTGGACGGGCGCAAGATGTCCAAGAGCTACGACAACACCATCCCGCTGTTCACCAGCGCCAAGGACATGAAGGACGCCATCTCGCGCATTGTCACCGACTCGCGTGCGCCTGGCGAAGCGAAAGACCCGGACAACGCGCACCTGTTCACCCTGTTCCAGGCCTTCTCGACGCCGGCGCAGTGCGCCGAGTTCCGTGAAGAGCTGCTGCAGGGCCTGGGCTGGGGTGAAGCCAAGCAGCGGCTGTTCCAGCTGCTGGATGGCCAGCTGGCCGAGAAGCGCGAGTACTACCACCAGCTGATCGCCCGCCCGGCGGACCTGGAAGACATCCTGCTGGCCGGCGCCGCCAAGGCCCGCAAGATCGCCACGCCGTTCCTCGAGCAGTTGCGCGAGGCCGTTGGCCTGCGTTCGTTCCGCAGCAGCGTGCAGGCCAGCACCGAAGTGAAGAAGAAGGCCGCCAAGAGTGCACGTTTTGTCAGCTTCCGTGACGACGACGGCAGCTTCCGCTTCCGTCTGCTGGCCGCCGACGGTGAACAACTGCTGCTGTCGCGCAGCTTCGCCGACGGCAAGAGCGCCGGCGCCGTGAGCAAGCAGTTGCAGCAGGGTGGCGAGGCGGATGTGCGCGTCGAAGGCCTGGGCTTTGGCCTGTGGCTGAACGGCGAACAGGTTGCCGACGGGCCGCAGTTCGACAGCGCCGAAGCCCGTGATGCAGCCATTCAAAGCCTGCGTGCAGCGCTTCAGCCACAACAGGACTGA
- the cysD gene encoding sulfate adenylyltransferase subunit CysD produces MVDKLTHLKQLEAESIHIIREVAAEFDNPVMLYSIGKDSAVMLHLARKAFFPGKLPFPVMHVDTQWKFQEMYSFRDKMVEEMGLELITHVNPEGVAQGINPFTHGSSKHTDIMKTQGLKQALDKHGFDAAFGGARRDEEKSRAKERVYSFRDSKHRWDPKNQRPELWNVYNGKVNKGESIRVFPLSNWTELDIWQYIYLEGIPIVPLYFAAEREVIEKNGTLIMIDDERILEHLTDEEKARIVKKKVRFRTLGCYPLTGAVESEAETLTDIIQEMLLTRTSERQGRVIDHDGAGSMEDKKRQGYF; encoded by the coding sequence ATGGTCGACAAACTGACGCACTTGAAACAGCTGGAGGCGGAGAGCATCCACATCATCCGCGAGGTGGCCGCCGAGTTCGACAACCCGGTGATGCTGTACTCGATCGGCAAGGATTCCGCCGTGATGCTGCACCTGGCGCGCAAGGCCTTCTTCCCGGGCAAGCTGCCGTTCCCGGTGATGCACGTCGACACCCAGTGGAAATTCCAGGAGATGTACAGCTTCCGCGACAAGATGGTCGAGGAAATGGGCCTGGAGCTGATCACCCACGTCAACCCCGAGGGTGTGGCGCAGGGCATCAACCCGTTCACCCATGGCAGCTCCAAGCACACCGACATCATGAAGACCCAGGGCCTGAAGCAGGCGCTGGACAAGCATGGTTTCGACGCCGCCTTCGGTGGCGCGCGCCGCGACGAAGAGAAGTCGCGGGCCAAGGAGCGCGTGTACTCGTTCCGTGACAGCAAGCACCGCTGGGACCCGAAGAACCAGCGCCCGGAACTGTGGAACGTGTACAACGGCAAGGTCAACAAGGGCGAGTCGATCCGTGTCTTCCCGCTGTCGAACTGGACCGAGCTGGACATCTGGCAGTACATCTACCTCGAAGGTATCCCGATCGTGCCGCTGTACTTCGCCGCCGAGCGTGAGGTCATCGAGAAGAACGGCACCCTGATCATGATCGACGACGAGCGCATCCTCGAACATCTCACCGATGAAGAGAAAGCGCGCATCGTCAAGAAGAAGGTGCGTTTCCGTACCCTCGGCTGCTACCCGCTGACGGGCGCTGTCGAGTCGGAAGCCGAGACCCTGACGGACATCATTCAGGAAATGCTCCTGACTCGTACGTCCGAACGCCAGGGCCGTGTCATCGACCACGATGGCGCCGGTTCCATGGAAGACAAGAAACGCCAAGGCTACTTCTAA
- a CDS encoding lipid II-degrading bacteriocin → MSIELPALYIYPNNYGTSRPNGLQTPHPAAMIGRAIEERSAGYAQGHWREMLNLHLPKMQYTRPIAFTLDGFLIRELKAGSGADAIMLANSSISIPDAWNKAFEYTKENLDTAPLAQPIEFSGGWFTPFRAIAHWLLGKGQQAKVNINNIGIAPELHKIPQLQATFARASAGTSRIDVTFPYNTGMDSNISRIYLGSITLRVIGDLNKGSDGKLIFVGVVRAYSDKYDANASSHRGGFDEKATTLLREVGRVANAQDYEILIEGDLPLNIAN, encoded by the coding sequence ATGAGTATTGAACTTCCGGCTTTGTATATCTATCCAAATAATTACGGCACAAGTCGTCCTAATGGCTTACAAACACCACACCCCGCAGCCATGATAGGTCGTGCCATTGAGGAGCGTAGCGCTGGCTATGCACAAGGCCACTGGAGGGAAATGCTAAACCTGCATCTTCCTAAAATGCAGTACACCCGTCCCATCGCTTTTACGCTTGACGGTTTCCTGATTCGTGAACTCAAAGCTGGGTCTGGTGCAGACGCAATAATGCTGGCCAATTCGAGCATCAGTATTCCAGATGCTTGGAACAAAGCATTTGAGTACACCAAAGAAAATCTTGATACTGCCCCCTTAGCTCAACCTATTGAATTTTCTGGGGGGTGGTTCACTCCGTTCAGAGCAATTGCACACTGGCTTTTAGGGAAAGGGCAGCAGGCTAAAGTCAACATAAACAATATAGGCATCGCACCCGAATTGCATAAAATTCCTCAACTACAGGCAACATTCGCTAGAGCAAGCGCAGGCACTAGTCGGATTGATGTCACCTTCCCATATAACACAGGCATGGATAGTAATATATCACGCATCTACCTAGGTTCTATTACCCTACGAGTTATTGGCGACCTGAATAAGGGTAGTGACGGAAAGCTCATTTTCGTCGGTGTGGTTCGCGCCTATTCGGATAAATATGATGCAAATGCGAGCAGCCACCGCGGCGGCTTCGACGAGAAAGCCACGACACTGCTTCGTGAAGTTGGGCGCGTTGCAAATGCACAAGACTACGAAATTCTAATTGAAGGCGACCTACCGCTAAACATAGCAAATTAA
- a CDS encoding YhcB family protein, with protein MELSLLVWLLPTLALVIGVVVGFVVARLLPNAAPSSTQRQLDDIQKRFDSYQNEVVTHFNSTAVLVKKLTQSYQDVQDHLAEGANSLALDDVTRQRLLAALHSEGSQGPRDRLTPPKDTAEVPRDYAPKAPNAPGMLDESYGLKR; from the coding sequence GTGGAACTCTCGCTCCTTGTTTGGTTGTTGCCGACCCTGGCCCTGGTCATCGGCGTGGTAGTCGGTTTCGTCGTCGCTCGCCTGCTGCCCAATGCCGCGCCGAGCAGCACCCAGCGTCAGCTGGATGACATCCAGAAGCGTTTCGACAGCTACCAGAACGAAGTGGTCACCCACTTCAATAGCACCGCCGTGCTGGTCAAGAAACTGACCCAGAGCTACCAGGACGTCCAGGACCACCTGGCCGAAGGCGCCAACAGCCTGGCCCTTGATGACGTCACGCGCCAGCGCCTGCTGGCCGCCCTGCACTCCGAAGGCAGCCAGGGCCCACGCGACCGCCTGACCCCACCGAAGGACACCGCCGAAGTGCCACGCGACTACGCGCCGAAAGCGCCGAACGCGCCGGGCATGCTCGACGAGAGCTACGGGCTCAAGCGTTGA
- the zapE gene encoding cell division protein ZapE encodes MTPLERYQADLKRPDFFHDAAQETAVRHLQRLYDDLVHAQNNKPGVFGKLFGKKEQTPVKGLYFWGGVGRGKTYLVDTFFEALPFKQKMRTHFHRFMKRVHEEMKTLKGEKNPLTIIARRFSEEAKVICFDEFFVSDITDAMILGTLMEELFKNGVSLVATSNIVPDGLYKDGLQRARFLPAIAMIKQYTDVVNVDSGVDYRLRHLEQAELYHYPLDEAAHQSLRASFKALTPECTQAVENDVLMIENRPIQALLTCDDVAWFDFRALCDGPRSQNDYIELGKIFHAVLLSNVEQMGVTTDDIARRFINMVDEFYDRNVKLIISAEVELKDLYTGGRLAFEFQRTLSRLLEMQSHEFLARAHKP; translated from the coding sequence ATGACGCCCCTAGAACGATATCAAGCAGATCTGAAACGTCCCGACTTCTTCCATGACGCGGCGCAGGAAACTGCGGTGCGTCACCTGCAGCGCCTGTACGACGACCTGGTACACGCGCAGAACAACAAGCCGGGCGTGTTCGGCAAGCTGTTCGGCAAGAAGGAGCAGACCCCGGTCAAGGGCCTGTACTTCTGGGGTGGGGTAGGGCGCGGCAAGACCTACCTGGTCGATACCTTTTTCGAGGCGCTGCCGTTCAAGCAGAAGATGCGCACGCACTTCCACCGCTTCATGAAGCGTGTGCACGAGGAAATGAAAACCCTCAAGGGCGAGAAGAACCCGCTGACCATCATCGCCAGGCGCTTCAGCGAAGAAGCCAAGGTGATCTGCTTCGACGAATTCTTCGTGTCGGACATTACCGACGCGATGATCCTCGGCACCCTGATGGAAGAGTTGTTCAAGAACGGCGTATCGCTGGTGGCTACCTCCAACATCGTGCCCGACGGCCTGTACAAGGACGGCCTGCAGCGCGCGCGCTTCCTGCCGGCCATCGCCATGATCAAGCAGTACACCGACGTGGTGAACGTCGACAGCGGGGTCGACTATCGTCTGCGTCACCTCGAGCAGGCCGAACTGTACCACTACCCGCTCGATGAGGCGGCGCACCAGAGCCTGCGCGCCAGCTTCAAGGCCTTGACTCCTGAGTGCACCCAGGCGGTCGAGAACGACGTGCTGATGATCGAGAATCGCCCGATCCAGGCCCTGCTGACCTGTGACGACGTGGCCTGGTTCGACTTCCGCGCGCTGTGCGACGGCCCTCGTAGCCAGAACGACTACATCGAACTGGGCAAGATCTTCCATGCCGTGCTGTTGAGCAACGTGGAGCAGATGGGCGTCACCACCGACGACATCGCCCGCCGCTTCATCAACATGGTGGACGAGTTCTACGACCGCAACGTCAAGCTGATCATCTCGGCCGAGGTGGAGCTCAAGGACCTGTATACCGGCGGGCGCTTGGCCTTCGAGTTCCAGCGCACCCTGAGCCGCTTGCTGGAGATGCAGTCGCACGAGTTCCTGGCGCGGGCGCACAAGCCCTGA
- a CDS encoding Nif3-like dinuclear metal center hexameric protein: MAVALNTLVEEAERYLGSAKIQDYCPNGLQVEGRPQVSRIVSGVTASQALLDAAVEAQADLVLVHHGYFWKGENPCVTGIRQRRLKTLLNNDISLLAFHLPLDVHPDVGNNVQLARQLDITVEGPLDPENPKVVGLVGSLAEPVTARDFARRVREVLGREPLLVEGEQMISRVGWCTGGGQGYIDTAIAAGVDLYLTGEASEQTYHSARENGVSFIAAGHHATERYGVQALGDYLARRFAVEHLFIDCPNPI, encoded by the coding sequence ATGGCTGTCGCTCTGAACACCCTGGTCGAGGAAGCCGAGCGTTACCTGGGCAGCGCGAAGATCCAGGATTATTGCCCCAACGGTTTGCAGGTAGAAGGCCGGCCGCAGGTCAGCCGCATCGTCAGCGGTGTTACCGCCAGCCAGGCGTTGCTGGATGCGGCGGTCGAGGCCCAGGCCGACCTGGTGCTGGTGCACCATGGCTACTTCTGGAAGGGTGAGAACCCGTGCGTCACCGGTATCCGGCAGCGCCGGCTGAAGACCCTGTTGAACAACGACATCAGTCTGCTGGCCTTCCACCTGCCGCTGGACGTGCACCCGGATGTGGGCAACAACGTGCAACTGGCGCGGCAGCTGGACATCACCGTCGAAGGGCCGCTGGACCCGGAAAACCCCAAGGTGGTCGGGCTGGTCGGCTCGCTGGCCGAGCCAGTGACCGCGCGCGACTTTGCCCGGCGGGTGCGAGAGGTGCTGGGGCGTGAGCCGTTGCTGGTCGAAGGCGAGCAGATGATCAGTCGGGTCGGCTGGTGCACCGGGGGCGGGCAGGGCTACATCGACACGGCGATCGCGGCCGGGGTAGACCTGTACCTGACGGGCGAGGCGTCGGAGCAGACCTATCATAGTGCCCGCGAGAATGGTGTCAGCTTCATTGCCGCCGGGCACCATGCCACCGAGCGCTATGGGGTGCAGGCGCTGGGTGATTACCTGGCGCGGCGGTTTGCCGTGGAGCACCTGTTCATCGATTGCCCGAACCCGATCTGA
- a CDS encoding Lrp/AsnC family transcriptional regulator → MPSSLDRTDRALLAALQDNARLTVAELADKVALTTSPCWRRVKLLEDNGYITGYQAILSPKSLGFGVTAFVSIMMDSHTKDMALAFEQRLMEIPEIVACHNISGRYDFLLEILARDLESFGEFAREVLQRLPGVKEIYSSFSYKEVKSKRVIPVTERHI, encoded by the coding sequence ATGCCTTCAAGCCTCGACCGCACCGACCGCGCCCTGCTCGCCGCCCTGCAGGACAACGCCCGCCTCACCGTTGCCGAACTGGCCGACAAGGTGGCACTGACCACCTCGCCCTGCTGGCGACGGGTCAAGCTGTTGGAGGACAACGGCTACATCACCGGCTACCAGGCCATCCTCTCGCCCAAGTCGCTGGGGTTTGGCGTGACCGCGTTCGTCAGCATCATGATGGACTCGCACACCAAGGACATGGCGCTGGCGTTCGAGCAGCGGTTGATGGAGATTCCCGAGATTGTCGCCTGCCACAACATTTCCGGGAGGTATGATTTTCTGCTGGAGATCCTGGCGCGGGACCTGGAGTCGTTTGGGGAGTTTGCGCGAGAGGTTTTGCAGCGATTGCCAGGCGTAAAGGAGATCTACTCGAGCTTTTCCTACAAAGAGGTGAAAAGCAAACGAGTAATTCCGGTAACAGAACGACACATCTGA
- the cysN gene encoding sulfate adenylyltransferase subunit CysN: MSHQSDLISEDILAYLAQHERKELLRFLTCGNVDDGKSTLIGRLLHDSKMIYEDHLEAITRDSKKVGTTGEEVDLALLVDGLQAEREQGITIDVAYRYFSTAKRKFIIADTPGHEQYTRNMATGASTCDLAIILVDARYGVQTQTRRHSYIASLLGIKHIVVAVNKMDLKGFDQDVFESIKADYLKFADAINLTPSSLHFVPMSALKGDNVVNPSERSPWYAGPTLMEILETVEVSADRNFTDLRFPVQYVNRPNLNFRGFAGTIASGVVHKGDEIVVLPSGKSSRVKSIVTYEGELENAGPGQAVTLTMEDEIDISRGDLLVHADNVPPVTDQFDAMLVWMAEEPMLPGKKYDIKRATSYVPGSIASITHKVDVNTLEQGAASALQLNEIGRVKVSLDASIALDGYDSNRTTGAFIVIDRLTNGTVGAGMIIAPPVLPHGSTGHHGKLCHVATEERALRFGQQPATVLFSGLSGAGKSTLAYAVERKLFDMGRAVYVLDGQNLRHDLNKGLPQDRAGRTENWRRAAHVARQFNEAGLLTLAAFVAPDAEGREQAKALIGKERLLTVYVQASPLACRERDPQGLYAAGGDNIPGESFPYDVPLDADLVIDTQSTSVDEGVKQVLDLLRQRGAI; the protein is encoded by the coding sequence ATGTCGCACCAATCTGATCTGATCAGCGAGGACATCCTCGCCTACCTGGCCCAGCACGAGCGCAAGGAACTGCTGCGCTTCCTGACCTGCGGCAACGTCGACGACGGCAAGAGCACCCTGATCGGGCGTCTGCTGCACGACTCGAAGATGATCTACGAGGACCACCTCGAGGCCATCACCCGTGATTCGAAGAAAGTCGGCACCACCGGCGAGGAAGTCGACCTGGCACTGCTGGTCGACGGCCTGCAGGCCGAGCGCGAGCAGGGCATCACCATTGATGTCGCCTACCGCTACTTCTCCACCGCCAAGCGCAAGTTCATCATTGCCGATACCCCGGGCCATGAGCAGTACACCCGCAACATGGCCACCGGCGCGTCCACCTGCGACCTGGCGATCATCCTGGTCGACGCCCGCTACGGCGTGCAGACCCAGACCCGCCGCCACAGCTACATTGCCTCGTTGCTGGGCATCAAGCACATCGTGGTCGCGGTCAACAAGATGGACCTCAAAGGCTTCGATCAGGACGTCTTCGAGTCGATCAAGGCCGACTACCTGAAGTTCGCCGACGCCATCAACCTGACCCCGAGCAGCCTGCACTTCGTGCCGATGTCGGCGCTCAAGGGTGACAACGTGGTCAACCCCAGCGAGCGTTCGCCGTGGTACGCCGGCCCGACGCTGATGGAAATCCTCGAAACCGTCGAAGTGTCGGCCGACCGTAACTTCACCGACCTGCGCTTCCCGGTGCAGTACGTCAACCGCCCCAACCTGAACTTCCGTGGCTTCGCCGGTACCATTGCCAGCGGCGTGGTGCACAAGGGTGACGAAATCGTCGTGCTGCCGTCGGGCAAGAGCAGCCGCGTCAAGTCCATCGTCACCTACGAAGGTGAGCTGGAAAACGCAGGCCCTGGCCAGGCCGTGACCCTGACCATGGAAGACGAGATCGACATCTCCCGTGGCGACCTGCTGGTGCATGCCGACAACGTCCCGCCGGTCACCGACCAGTTTGACGCCATGCTGGTGTGGATGGCCGAGGAGCCGATGCTCCCGGGCAAGAAATACGACATCAAGCGCGCTACCAGCTACGTGCCGGGCTCGATTGCCAGCATCACCCACAAGGTCGATGTGAACACCCTGGAGCAGGGCGCTGCCAGCGCACTGCAACTGAACGAGATCGGCCGCGTCAAGGTGTCCCTGGACGCCTCGATCGCCCTGGACGGTTACGACAGCAACCGCACCACCGGTGCGTTCATCGTCATCGACCGCCTGACCAACGGTACCGTCGGCGCGGGCATGATCATCGCCCCGCCAGTGTTGCCGCACGGCAGCACCGGTCATCATGGCAAGCTGTGCCATGTGGCCACCGAAGAGCGCGCCCTGCGCTTCGGCCAGCAGCCAGCCACCGTGCTGTTCAGCGGCCTGTCCGGCGCAGGCAAGAGCACCCTGGCCTACGCCGTGGAGCGCAAGCTGTTCGACATGGGCCGAGCGGTGTACGTGCTCGACGGCCAGAACCTGCGCCACGACCTGAACAAGGGCCTGCCGCAGGACCGCGCCGGCCGTACCGAGAACTGGCGCCGCGCCGCCCATGTGGCGCGCCAGTTCAACGAAGCCGGTCTGCTGACCCTGGCCGCGTTCGTGGCTCCGGATGCCGAGGGCCGTGAGCAGGCCAAGGCGCTGATCGGCAAGGAACGCCTGCTGACCGTTTACGTCCAGGCCTCGCCGCTGGCCTGCCGCGAGCGTGACCCGCAAGGCCTGTACGCTGCCGGTGGCGACAACATCCCGGGCGAAAGCTTCCCGTACGATGTGCCGCTGGACGCCGACCTGGTGATCGATACCCAGTCCACCAGTGTGGACGAGGGCGTCAAACAGGTGCTGGACCTGCTGCGTCAGCGTGGCGCGATCTAA